AAACCCGGCGCGGGGACCATGGCCGACAACAGCAGCGACGAGGAAAAGACCGAAGACCCCACGCCGCGACGCCTGGAAAAGGCGCGGGAGGAGGGGCAGGTTGCACGCTCGCGCGAACTTTCCACCTTCCTGATGCTGCTTGGCGGCGTCATCGGCCTGTGGACGATGGGCGGCATGCTTTACGATCAGCTCGGGCTGGTCATGGAACAATCGTTCATTTTCGATCGCGGCATCACTTTCGACACGGCGCGGATGATGTCCAGTGTCTGGGTGCTCGGCAGCAACACGCTATTCGCGCTGATCCCGTTGTTTCTGCTGCTGGCGGTCATTGCGATCGTCGCCCCCGCGCTGCTCGGCGGCTGGCTGATTTCCGGCAAGTCGCTGCAACCCAAGTTTTCCAAGCTCAACCCCGCGAAGGGGTTGAAGAAGATGGTCTCGACCCAGGCGCTGGCCGAACTGGCCAAGGCCGTCGCCAAGTCGCTGCTCACCGGCAGCGTGGCGTTCGTCTTCCTGTGGTACAAGCGCGACGAGTTCCTGGGACTGATGAACCAGCCGGTCCAGCAGGCCTTCTATCACGCCATGCAGCTGACGGCGATATGCAGCGGCTTGATCGTGCTGTCGCTGGTGGTGGTGATTCTGATCGATGTGCCTTATCAGTTGTGGAGTCACAACAAGCAACTGCGCATGACCAAGGACGAGATCAAGAAGGAGCACAAGGAATCCGAAGGCGACCCGCAGGTCAAGGGTCGCATCCGCCAGCAGCAGCAGGCGATGGCGCGCGGGCGGATGATGAGCAAGGTGCCCGAGGCCGACGTGATCGTCACCAACCCCACGCATTATGCGGTCGCGCTGAGCTATCGCGACAGCGATATGGGGGCGCCGCGGGTCGTCGCCAAGGGCGCCGATGCGGTGGCCGCGCGCATCCGCGAGATCGGCGACGAGCACCGCATTCCGCGCCTGGAGGCCCCGCCACTGGCGCGGGCGCTGTACCGGCATGTCGATCTCGACCGGGAGATCCCGGCCGATCTGTACACCGCGGTCGCCGAAGTACTGGCGTGGGCGTTTCGTCTGCGTCAGGTGCGCCAGGAGGGCGGCGAGATGCCCGAGCCGCCGCGCGATATCCAGGTGCCCGTTGAAATGGCGGATAGCCCCCACGATGCCTCTTCCCGCGAGGAAACGCGATGAGTTTGATGAATACCCTGGGCCAGAACTGGCTGGGCAACGTCCCCATGAAGCTGCTGGCCGGGCCGGTGCTGATCATCATGATTCTGTCGATGATGATCCTGCCGCTGCCGCCGTTCGCCCTGGACATGTTCTTCACCTTCAACATCGCGCTGGCGATCATGGTGCTGCTGGTCAGCATGTTCACCAGCAAGCCGCTGGATTTCGCGGCCTTCCCGGCGGTGCTGCTGTTCACCACCTTGCTGCGACTGTCGCTCAACGTCGCTTCGACCCGGGTGGTGCTGATGGAGGGCAATGAGGGGGGCGATGCGGCGGGCAAGGTGATCGAGGCGTTCGGCGAGTTCCTGATCGGCGGCAACTTCGCGGTGGGTCTGGTGGTATTCCTGATTCTGGTGGTCATCAACTTCATGGTCATCACCAAGGGGGCCGGTCGTATCGCCGAGGTCGGTGCGCGCTTCACCCTGGATTCCATGCCCGGCAAGCAGATGGCCATCGATGCCGACTTGAACGCCGGGCTGATCGGCGAGGAGGACGCCAAGCAACGGCGCGCCGAGATCGCCCAGGAGTCCGACTTCTACGGCTCGATGGACGGTGCCAGCAAGTTCGTGCGTGGCGACGCCGTGGCCGGCCTGATCATCATGGTCGTCAATCTGATCGGCGGACTGCTGATCGGCATGATGCAGTATGACATGGCCTTCGGCGCTGCGGCACGTACCTACACCTTGCTGACCATCGGCGACGGCCTGGTCGCGCAGATTCCGGCCTTGGTGATCTCGACCGCGGCGGGCGTCACCGTCTCGAGGGTCAACACCGAGCAGGATGTCGGCCAGCAGATGATGGGCCAGCTGTTCAACAATCCCCACGTGCTGATTCTGTCGGCCTGTGTAATGGGTCTGCTGGGCCTGGTACCGGGCATGCCCAACTTCGTATTCCTGCTGTTCAGCGTGGCGCTCGGCGCGCTGGCCTGGTGGATGATTCGCCAGCGCGAGAACAAGCTCGCCGAAGAGGTCGTCAACAAGCAGCCGGTAACGACACCCGACGTGCCCGAAGCCAGTTGGGACGATGTCCAGCTGGTCGATACCCTGGGGCTCGAGGTCGGCCATCGGCTGATTCCGCTGGTCGATCATCGCCAGGATGGCGAGCTGCTGGGACGGATCAAGAGCGTGCGCAAGAAGTTCGCCCAGGAGGTCGGCTTCCTGCCGCCGGTGGTGCATATTCGCGACAATCTGGAGCTCGGTCCCAACCAGTACGTGATCACTCTCAAGGGCGTCGAGGTCGGACGCGCCGAAGCCTATCCCGGCAAGTGGCTGGCGATCGACCCGGGCCAGGTTTCGGGCCATCTCGAGGGCGCGCCCACCCAGGACCCGGCGTTCGGCCTGCCGGCGGTGTGGATCGACGGCAGTCAGCGTGAACAGGCGCAGATCTATGGCTATACCGTGGTCGATGCCGGTACGGTGGTGGCGACGCACCTCAACCACCTGCTGCACGAGCACGCCGGCGACATGCTCGGCCGTCACGAGACGCAGCAGCTGCTCGACAAGCTGGGCGAGGACAACAAGGCGCTGGTCGAGGATGTGGTGCCCAAGCTGGTGTCGCTGACCGTCTTGCAGCGGCTGTTGCAGAACCTGCTCGAGGAGGAGGTCTCGATTCGCGACCTGCGAACCATCCTCGATACCCTGGCCGAACACGCCACCGCGCAGAGCGATGTCCACGACCTGACCTCGGTGGTGCGCATGGCGTTGGGACGGGCGATTACCCAGCAATGGTTCCCGGGCAACAGCGAGCTGCATGTGATTGGCCTGGACGCCAACCTGGAACAGGTGCTCGGTCAGGCGATGAACGGCGGCGGGGCGATCGAGCCCGGGCTGGCCGATACCCTGATGCAGCAGACCGAGGCCGGGCTGGCCCGCCAGGAGGCGCTGGGCGAGCCGCCCGTGCTGGTCGTGACGCCGTCGCTGCGCCCGCTGCTGGCGCGCTTTTTGCGCCGCCGCCTGCGTCACCTGGTGGTGATGTCGCAGGCCGAGATTCCGGATGACCGCACGATTCGAGTAACCACGCTGATCGGAGGCGTTGATGAGCGTTAGACGTTTCATAGCTGCCAACAGCCGCGATGCGATGCGCCAGGTGCGCGCCGCACTGGGCGAAGACGCCTTGATCCTGGCCAATCGCCGCGTCGATGCCGGGGTCGAGATACTCGCCCTGGCCGAAGAGCCGGGGCCGGCGGATGCCTTGCCCGTCGAACGCCAAGCCGCACCCCGCGAACCGCAGGCCGGCGCGGCCAGCAGTGCCGCGCGGGCCTATCTGCCCGAGCGCCAGGCTTCCCAGTCGCCGCCTGTGCCGTCGCGACCCGCGCCGGTGGCGTCCGTCACGCCTGCCGCTGCTCAGCCGGCCCCCGCGGGGAACCAGGACCAGGGCCCGCCGGGCGATTTCGCCGCCTTCAGCGCACGCCTGCTCGACGAGATGCAGGATCTGCGCATGCTGATCGCCGACCGGCAGGCCCGCCAGGAACCCGCGGCGGGCGAGGCGGACAAGGAGGACAACCGCCACCGGCTCAATTGCCGGTTGCAGAATGCCGGCTTCGGCAATGCGCTGGCGCGTGAACTGCTCGACGCGCTGCCCGGCGAGCTGGTTCATGGCGACCCGTCCGGGGCCGCCGCCTGGTTGCATCGTCAGCTCGGCGGGCGCCTCGAGGTGCTCGAGGACGAAGCCGGCCTGCTCGATCAGGGTGGTGTGTTCGCGCTGCTCGGGCCCACCGGAATCGGCAAGACCACGACCACCGCCAAGCTGGCGGCGCGCTACGTCATGCGCCACGGCGCCGGCGGGGTCGCGCTGATCACCACCGACAGCTATCGTGTCGGCGCCCACGAACAGCTGCGTATCTATGCCCGGTTGCTGGGCGTCGAGGTCCACGCGCTGGCCGACGACGCGCCGCTCGGCGAATTGCTGGCGCAGCTCGACGACAAGCGCCTGGTGATCATCGATACCGTCGGCATGAGCCAGCGCGATCAGCGCCTGGTCGGCCAGGTGGCGATGCTCGGCGAATCGAGCCAAAACGCACCGCGCCCGGTCCGCCGCCTGCTGCTGCTCAATGCCGCCAGTCATGGCGAAACCCTCGACGAGGTGGTGGAAACCTATCAACGCGCCTCGCTCGCCGCGGGGGCGCCGCTCTACGGGGCGATCCTGACCAAGGTCGACGAGGCCCCGCGGCTCGGTGCGGTACTGGATATCGCCATACGCCACGGGTTGCGTCTGCATTACGTCTCGCAGGGTCAGCAGGTACCCGAGGATCTGCAGCTTGCCGATCGCCAGGCGCTGGTCGACCAGGCCCTGGCGGTGGGCGACGACTCGGCCTTCAGCGGCGACCCGCTGGAGTGGCAGCGCACTTCATCGCCCCGACGCTGGAAAAGCTTGTCGCGCGGCCTGTTCAGCCAGGGACGCAACCTGGCGACGCTGTTCGCCCGCCTGCGCGAGCACGTCGGCGGCTTTGCCCAGCTCGAATCGGCCTGGCCGTGGCTGGGTTATCCGCTGCAGGCCCAGCAGCAACAGCTGCCGCGGCTGCACGCGGCCTGGCGCGGCGATGGCGGTGAAAGCGCAGCGTTCGGCAGCGAGCCTTCACATGGCCTGCTGTGGCCGCGCAGTGCCGCGGTCAAGGGCAGCGACTGGTACTTGCCGGCCGTGCCGCTCAACAGCGAGGGGCTGGCGCAGACGCTGCCCTGGGCGACGCATCATCAGCCCGCCGGCGAGTCGCAGAAGCTGCACTTTGCTGCGCGGCTGGGACTGCACATGCAATGGCTGCCGCGCTGCCCGGTGGCAGCGACGCGCCATGAACTCGACGTAGCAGGCGTGCGTTGGGTGGCCACGACGCAGGCCAACACCCGGGTCAGCGTCGACGGCGTGCGCCACAAGCTGGCGGCACTGGCAGCCCACGCCACGCCCGAGGCGAGTCGAACATGCCGTTACCGCGGTCGCAGCGTCCGACTCAAGAGCGCTCGGTTGGCCGTGGCGCTGGATTCCCCGGATTCGCTCACGGCCTGGTTCGTCAACCTGAGCGACCCGGATAGCGGGCGCTCGCTGGCGCATCGCTACTGGTTGATGCCGTCGGGCGATGCCGCGAACGGTCTCGCGGCCTTTGCCGCCCAGCTGGCCCATGAAGAACTGCCGCTGCTGGCGCGTCGCGCCTGGCAGTGGCTGGCACCCTCGCAGGCGATGCGCGTGGATGACGAGCTGCGTGTGTGGATCGCCACCGCGCTGGCGTCGCTGGCGATCCGGCTCGATCAGGAGCAGGCCGACTGGGCGGTGGACGTCCGCGGCCAGCTGCTGAGCATGCTCGGCAGTGGTCGCAAGCGCAGTGCCCAGGCGCTGCTCGAGGCGCTTTGGTATCTATTCACTGCCCGCGACGCCTTGCTGCAGGTGAGCGGTCAGAGACGGGATGACAGGACTCAACCGTGAGCCAGATCGATCAAGCGGCCGGCTTGCGGCGCTGGGCGCAGGCCGGGCTTGGCAGCCAGCCCGAGCAACACCAGGAGCTGGAGACGAAGGCGACCGTGGCCCCGGCCGTTGCGTCGCGGGTGCTGATGATCGTTGGCCTGGCGGGCGGTGAGAATGCCTCGCTGCAACCGGTGCATGACGCCTTGCAGCGCTGGCGCGAACAGGGTCAGCGCTGGGTGGGTGAGCCCGAGCAATGGCGATTGGTGCCGATCGCTGTCGACAGCCCGCATCTTGCCACGCTGCTGGGTCAGCAGGGGCACTGGGCGCTGTGGGTAGGCGGCGAGGGCGACGGCTTTCGTCGTGCCTATCGCACGCTCAAGCGGCTGGCTCAACGTGGTGGTCCCAAGCGCTTGCTGCTGGTGCATCCGCCGTTTGCCTCGCGAGCGGGGTTGCTGAGCAACCTTCAGCAGGCCGCGGCCGAGTTTCTGGGCCTCGAACTCTGGATCGTGCCGCTGCCGCGGCGTCCGCGGCTCCCCTCCGAGGCATCGCGATGAGCGCTCGACGCTCGGCGCGGCGCGACCTGCGGCGGCTGTCGGGCGTTGCGTTGACGAGTCTGTGGTTGACGAGCCTGGGGTTGCCGGCTGTCTTTTCTGCGCCCGTCAGCGCCGGGGCGGCCGGTAGCTGGGTCGGCGACGCGCCGAGCGTCAGGCTCTATACGCCGGGGCGCGAGGTCGTCTCCCAGCCATTCCTACCGCCTGGGACGCCCATGAGTGCCGAGATCACGTCCGTTAGCTGGCGGTTTACCCCGCCGCCGGGTAGCGCGCGACTGGAAACCCGGCTGTGTCATCCGCAGCGCTGCCTGTGGCTCGCCACCCCGCGCGGGCAGAGCAGGGCCTTGGCCGGGCTGGCCGCCACCGGGCCCTTCGTGATGCGCTTTCGCCTGCCCGAATCGGCACGCCCATCGGCGCCGCTGCGGATCGAAGGGTTACAGCTGATCGTCAACTATCACTGAGAGAGTGCTTACAAAGTGCCTGCGCTCGCCAATACTGCGTTAAAAACATCCTCGTTCGCGAGCCCGGTCAATATGCTCATTTAACCTCTTGTAAACTCCGCTATTTCGTCTGCTTTTGCCTTGTTTTGCCTTCGCTCGCCTACTTTGTAAACACCCTCTAAAGCACAACGCATCGCTAAAAGCTTGAATAACCTTTCACGAAATGGGGTATTCATCGCTTGGCGCGGGACGGCGCGGAGTAATAATCCCACCATCGGTAGCCGCTTTGGTGCTGCCACGGTCACACAGGTTCCAGACGCGGAATGTATACGGCACAAGGTAAGATCGATCAGCATGCTTTGCTCGACCAGTATCTGCCGGTTGTCAGGCGCCAGGCGCTGGCGCTGCAGGTAAGGCTGCCGGCCAGCGTTGATCTCGATGACCTGATCCAGGCCGGAATGGTTGGCTTGCTCGATGCGCTGGGACGCTACAACGCCGACCAGGGGGCAAGCTTCACCACCTATGCCAGCCAGCGCATACGCGGATCGATGATCGATGAGCTGCGCAGCCGCGACTGGGTGCCGCGTAGCGTGCGGCGTAACGCGCGGGAGATCGACGAGGCTACCCGGCGTCTCGAACAGCAACTCGGGCGTCCCGCCGAGGAGCGCGAGATTGCCGATCATCTATCGCTGAGTCTCGCTGACTATCATCAGCGACTGGCCGATACCAACGGTGGCCACCTGCTCGGCTTCGAGGACTTGATCGAGGAGAGCGGCGAGCCGGAGGGGGGCGAGTCGTCACCGAAATCGCCTTTCGATGCGCTGGTAAGCAACGAGCAGCGGGCGCGTCTGGTGGCAGCCATCGACAAGCTACCGGAGCGCGAAAAGCTGCTGCTGGGGCTGTACTATCAGGAAGAACTCAACCTCAAGGAGATTGGCGCGGTACTCGGCGTCAGCGAGTCGCGAGTCTGCCAGTTGCATAGCCAGGCGGTAGCCCGGCTGCGCGGCCAGCTGGCTTCCGACGAGGCGCAAGCGTCGCTGTGACGCGGTACTAGTCGACTGTGCCCGAGGCACGCAGTCGACGAATCTGCGCGGCGAAATTCGCCGCCACCTTGTCCCAGCTTGCTCCCAGCGCGCGCACCAGCGCCGGATAACCGTCCTTTGCGAGCGGAGTGCTGGCCGAGAAGTTGCGCTCGAGCAGCAGATCGCCGTTCGCTGCTCGCAACTGCCAGTAGCCGCTGGCCATGCCTACGCCCTGGTAATGGCCCTGGAACTGCTCGACATTGACTTGCAGATGCAGGGCTTCGGGGGGGTCGCCTTCCACGAGAATTCGCGTGTCGGGAAGTTCCGCGGCGAGCCGTTGACGCAGCCCCCGGCCGAGTTGCTGGTCGAGTGCCTCGGCCCATTGGTGACTGCTGGCCTGGCGTAGGCGAATCGCGTCGGGTTGCAGCACGATACCCGGGTTGTCGAGATAGCCTGCTACGCTCACCCGGTCGATGACCAGACTGTAGTCTGGCGTCGCGGCGTCAGACGGGCCCACCCCGGACACTGCGTCATTCATCGGGGCAGGCAAGGTATAGCGTTCGGTGGTCGGCGAGCCGGCGCAACCCGCCAGGGCGAACAGTGCGCCAACCATCAGCGCCCCGCGTAATCTGCGTGTCATGTCTTTGCTCCTTGACTTGGCCTTGCGCTCAGCGCCCGGGCGCCCGGGGCACCGGATCCGGCCCCGGACTGCGATCGAAGATCAGTGCATTGGGATTGTCGCTGAGCGTCTCGGCCAATGGCTGCAGCTGGCGTACCAGTTTCTCGATGCTCTGCAGCGTAGCGTTGAGTTCGCGGTAGGCCGGCGAGTCCGGGGAGAGACCCTTGAGCGTGCGCTGCAGCTGCTTCAATGACTCGTTGACATTGCCGGGTATTGCGCGTGTCGCCGGATCCTCCAGCATAGCCTTGAGCGATTCGGCGCTCGCGCGGACTTCCTCGAGGGTTGCCTGCGAGGTGGCCATGGTGCGATCGAGCTTGTCGAGAATCGGCTCGACCTGCAACTCGTTGAGCTTGTCGAGCAGGTTCGAGACCTTCTGCTCGATCTGCGCAAAGCCCCCCGACGTGGTGGGGAAGACGGTGCGCTTCTCGAAGGTCTCCGGGGTGTACTCGCCAGCCAGCTCCTTGTTGAAGTTGAGATCGACGAACAGTGCGCCGGTGAGCAGGTTGCCGGCCTTGAGCGAGGCGCGCAGGCCGTACTCGAACAGCTTCTTGAAGCGCTGTTCCCACTCATCCAGATCAACGGGCTGGTCATCGAGGGTCAGCCGCTGTGGCTCGATGCGGATCAATACCGGAATCGCGAAGCGCTGGCGAGTCTCCGGCTGCGGCGCCGTGAAGCGCCAGGGAACGCTGACCACCGTGCCGACGCGCACCCCCCGGTATTCGACCGGTGAGCCCTTCGACAGGCCGCGCACGGTGTCGTCGACCAGCAGCACATACTCCAGATTGCGGTTGTAGGTGCCCTGGAGGGCGTCCTCCTCATTGGCATAGAGCGTATAGGTGCTGTCCGGCTTGGCCTTGGCCCCCGGCGGAATGTCCTCGGGAATGCCGAACGTCACACCACCGCCGACCAGCGTTTCCAGCGATTCCAGCTGGACGTTGACCCCTTCGGAACTGAGCTTGACGTTGATGCCTGAGGCCGACCAGAAGCGAGTGGTTTCGGTGATCAATACGTCATAGGGCGATTCGATGAACAGACGATGGCGCATTTCCCGATCCTGCGGGTCGAACGAGGCATCCTCGACACGGCCCACGGTGAAGCCCTGGTAAGTGACCGGGTCGCCGACCCGCAGCGAGCTGCCCAGCTTGCTGACCAGATTGATACGAATGCCCTTGGCGCCGGGCGGTGCGACCGGTGGCTGGTCGAGGACGGTGAACTGATATTGCGGTTTATCGCTCTGACCGGGCTGCAACTGAATATAGGCCCCCGACAGCACGGTATTCAGCCCGCTGATGCCCTCACGGCCGATACGCGGCTTGACTACCCAGAAGCGGCTGCCGGCATTGAGCATGCGTTCGGCATCCTCGCTCATGCGGGCGGTGACCACGGTATGCGAGAGATCATCCGAAAGGCGTACGTTCTTGACCCGCCCGACCTCGACATTACGCGTCTTGATCAGCGTCTTGCCCGCTTCGATGCCTTCCGCGGTGGGCATCTCGAGGGTGATTTCGGGGCCCCGCCGGCTGGCGTTGTCGTAGACCAGCCACAGGCCGATCAGCACTGCCACCAGTGGTACGATCCAGATCGGTGAAATGCGCGACTGAACATGACGTTGGGCGCGATGCGCTTCAGGCATGAGGGGATTCCTTGGCGGGAACGGGCGGCTGCCACAGCAGGCGCGGATCGAAAGTGATGGCGGCAAGCATGGTCAATACCACGACCGACATGAAGGCCAGCGCGGCCGGCCCCGGGGTGATCGACA
The genomic region above belongs to Halomonas zincidurans B6 and contains:
- the flhB gene encoding flagellar biosynthesis protein FlhB, translating into MADNSSDEEKTEDPTPRRLEKAREEGQVARSRELSTFLMLLGGVIGLWTMGGMLYDQLGLVMEQSFIFDRGITFDTARMMSSVWVLGSNTLFALIPLFLLLAVIAIVAPALLGGWLISGKSLQPKFSKLNPAKGLKKMVSTQALAELAKAVAKSLLTGSVAFVFLWYKRDEFLGLMNQPVQQAFYHAMQLTAICSGLIVLSLVVVILIDVPYQLWSHNKQLRMTKDEIKKEHKESEGDPQVKGRIRQQQQAMARGRMMSKVPEADVIVTNPTHYAVALSYRDSDMGAPRVVAKGADAVAARIREIGDEHRIPRLEAPPLARALYRHVDLDREIPADLYTAVAEVLAWAFRLRQVRQEGGEMPEPPRDIQVPVEMADSPHDASSREETR
- the flhA gene encoding flagellar biosynthesis protein FlhA → MSLMNTLGQNWLGNVPMKLLAGPVLIIMILSMMILPLPPFALDMFFTFNIALAIMVLLVSMFTSKPLDFAAFPAVLLFTTLLRLSLNVASTRVVLMEGNEGGDAAGKVIEAFGEFLIGGNFAVGLVVFLILVVINFMVITKGAGRIAEVGARFTLDSMPGKQMAIDADLNAGLIGEEDAKQRRAEIAQESDFYGSMDGASKFVRGDAVAGLIIMVVNLIGGLLIGMMQYDMAFGAAARTYTLLTIGDGLVAQIPALVISTAAGVTVSRVNTEQDVGQQMMGQLFNNPHVLILSACVMGLLGLVPGMPNFVFLLFSVALGALAWWMIRQRENKLAEEVVNKQPVTTPDVPEASWDDVQLVDTLGLEVGHRLIPLVDHRQDGELLGRIKSVRKKFAQEVGFLPPVVHIRDNLELGPNQYVITLKGVEVGRAEAYPGKWLAIDPGQVSGHLEGAPTQDPAFGLPAVWIDGSQREQAQIYGYTVVDAGTVVATHLNHLLHEHAGDMLGRHETQQLLDKLGEDNKALVEDVVPKLVSLTVLQRLLQNLLEEEVSIRDLRTILDTLAEHATAQSDVHDLTSVVRMALGRAITQQWFPGNSELHVIGLDANLEQVLGQAMNGGGAIEPGLADTLMQQTEAGLARQEALGEPPVLVVTPSLRPLLARFLRRRLRHLVVMSQAEIPDDRTIRVTTLIGGVDER
- the flhF gene encoding flagellar biosynthesis protein FlhF produces the protein MSVRRFIAANSRDAMRQVRAALGEDALILANRRVDAGVEILALAEEPGPADALPVERQAAPREPQAGAASSAARAYLPERQASQSPPVPSRPAPVASVTPAAAQPAPAGNQDQGPPGDFAAFSARLLDEMQDLRMLIADRQARQEPAAGEADKEDNRHRLNCRLQNAGFGNALARELLDALPGELVHGDPSGAAAWLHRQLGGRLEVLEDEAGLLDQGGVFALLGPTGIGKTTTTAKLAARYVMRHGAGGVALITTDSYRVGAHEQLRIYARLLGVEVHALADDAPLGELLAQLDDKRLVIIDTVGMSQRDQRLVGQVAMLGESSQNAPRPVRRLLLLNAASHGETLDEVVETYQRASLAAGAPLYGAILTKVDEAPRLGAVLDIAIRHGLRLHYVSQGQQVPEDLQLADRQALVDQALAVGDDSAFSGDPLEWQRTSSPRRWKSLSRGLFSQGRNLATLFARLREHVGGFAQLESAWPWLGYPLQAQQQQLPRLHAAWRGDGGESAAFGSEPSHGLLWPRSAAVKGSDWYLPAVPLNSEGLAQTLPWATHHQPAGESQKLHFAARLGLHMQWLPRCPVAATRHELDVAGVRWVATTQANTRVSVDGVRHKLAALAAHATPEASRTCRYRGRSVRLKSARLAVALDSPDSLTAWFVNLSDPDSGRSLAHRYWLMPSGDAANGLAAFAAQLAHEELPLLARRAWQWLAPSQAMRVDDELRVWIATALASLAIRLDQEQADWAVDVRGQLLSMLGSGRKRSAQALLEALWYLFTARDALLQVSGQRRDDRTQP
- a CDS encoding flagellar protein FlhE, whose protein sequence is MSARRSARRDLRRLSGVALTSLWLTSLGLPAVFSAPVSAGAAGSWVGDAPSVRLYTPGREVVSQPFLPPGTPMSAEITSVSWRFTPPPGSARLETRLCHPQRCLWLATPRGQSRALAGLAATGPFVMRFRLPESARPSAPLRIEGLQLIVNYH
- a CDS encoding RNA polymerase sigma factor FliA, yielding MYTAQGKIDQHALLDQYLPVVRRQALALQVRLPASVDLDDLIQAGMVGLLDALGRYNADQGASFTTYASQRIRGSMIDELRSRDWVPRSVRRNAREIDEATRRLEQQLGRPAEEREIADHLSLSLADYHQRLADTNGGHLLGFEDLIEESGEPEGGESSPKSPFDALVSNEQRARLVAAIDKLPEREKLLLGLYYQEELNLKEIGAVLGVSESRVCQLHSQAVARLRGQLASDEAQASL
- a CDS encoding PqiC family protein — translated: MTRRLRGALMVGALFALAGCAGSPTTERYTLPAPMNDAVSGVGPSDAATPDYSLVIDRVSVAGYLDNPGIVLQPDAIRLRQASSHQWAEALDQQLGRGLRQRLAAELPDTRILVEGDPPEALHLQVNVEQFQGHYQGVGMASGYWQLRAANGDLLLERNFSASTPLAKDGYPALVRALGASWDKVAANFAAQIRRLRASGTVD
- the pqiB gene encoding intermembrane transport protein PqiB → MPEAHRAQRHVQSRISPIWIVPLVAVLIGLWLVYDNASRRGPEITLEMPTAEGIEAGKTLIKTRNVEVGRVKNVRLSDDLSHTVVTARMSEDAERMLNAGSRFWVVKPRIGREGISGLNTVLSGAYIQLQPGQSDKPQYQFTVLDQPPVAPPGAKGIRINLVSKLGSSLRVGDPVTYQGFTVGRVEDASFDPQDREMRHRLFIESPYDVLITETTRFWSASGINVKLSSEGVNVQLESLETLVGGGVTFGIPEDIPPGAKAKPDSTYTLYANEEDALQGTYNRNLEYVLLVDDTVRGLSKGSPVEYRGVRVGTVVSVPWRFTAPQPETRQRFAIPVLIRIEPQRLTLDDQPVDLDEWEQRFKKLFEYGLRASLKAGNLLTGALFVDLNFNKELAGEYTPETFEKRTVFPTTSGGFAQIEQKVSNLLDKLNELQVEPILDKLDRTMATSQATLEEVRASAESLKAMLEDPATRAIPGNVNESLKQLQRTLKGLSPDSPAYRELNATLQSIEKLVRQLQPLAETLSDNPNALIFDRSPGPDPVPRAPGR